gcacccttatAAGTGAAGAATTTGTGTCTCATTTCACTCCTGAGCACCCCACACATTGGCTCCCAGCGGTGATGAAAAGATGTTCCTTGGGATGCCTCGTCTGGACACTGGGAAACCCTCAATTTGAGTGAGAAAGGCTCCCATTGTGCAGGTACCACTGGCAGCAGGGATCAGTGTCACAGAAAAGGCCACTTTAGCACAAGCAGAGCATGACGTGCTCAGTGagagcaaaacaaacacaactcTGCCTAGTTTTGGGTGGGGAACCTCAGAACAGCAAAGGCGTTTATGGCTCATCACTCACCAGGTGCCGGATCACAAACACCAAAGGCACTTTTACGGCTACGGAAGCACCCTTCCCCACCCGCGCTGGGTGAGCGGTGGGTCCCCAGCCCCACGCCGGTACCGACACCCATGTCTGGCGGTGGCAACGAGCTCTTACGTACCCGTCGAAGCGGACCGTGCCGGTCTGCTGCGTCTGCACCCGGTAGTGCTCAAGGAGCAGGCGGACCACCTTGGTGTGCCCGTTGCGGGCGGCGATGATGAGCGGCGTGGAGCGCTGCCCGCCGTGCTGGCTCACGTAGCCCAGCAGGTACTTGATGTCGCTCTCGGAGCGGTTCAGCAGCAGCGCGGCCAGGGTCAGCACTCGCCCCTCGCTCGCCGCCTTATACACGTAGCCGGCCAGGCCCTCCAtcgccgcctcctcctcctcacgGCTGCGGCCCCGACGACCGGGCCTGGGCTCGGGCCTGCCGGcctgccccgccgccggggcGGCCTCTCCCTCCGCCTCCTCCTCCGTCCTGCCCCGGTGCCCGGCGGGGGGCACATGCGGCCCCCTCGGGGACAGCCGCCCCACCCTGTGCCGGGCCAgccctcaccaccaccaccccgcCTCGGGCCGGCGGCGAGACGGGGCAGCCCCAGCgcccaccgccgccgccgcctcacgAACGCCCGCGGCCCATCGCCCGTGGCGCGGCGGGGATCGAACCCGCGGCGCGGCCGCCGCCCGGTGCGGGGGACCCGCGGAGCGCCGCGCGCGGGGCTGCACCGCGACGGGTCGCGGGAAGGGCCCTGCCGGGCGCCGCCGCTCCGCCCCCGCCGCCGACTGCCGGAAGCGAAACCGGAAACGCCGCCATCTCTGCAGCGTTTCCCCCCGGCAACCCGCGGCGCTGCGCGGGAGTTCCGGGCCGCGGCGGGACTCGAACCCGCGGCCGGACGGGGCCGCCTCCCCTGTCCCGGGGTACCCGGTGCTGCCCGCCCGGCCTCGGGCATCGCTGCTCGGCCCGACCCGTCCTGCCCTCCCCCTGGCTCCGGCTCGGTGGGGTAGAGTTGGGTTGGGTtcagctgggctgtgctgggttGGGTCTGGTTCCATTGGGATTTGGTAGGGTTGGATTTggttgggatgggatgggatgggctgGGCACGGTTGGGATGGGTTGGTTGGATTGGGTTGGGTTGGATCTGGTTCCATTGGGATTTGGTAGGGTTGGATTCAGTCGGGATGGGTTGGTTGCATTGGGTTGGGTTCAGTTTGACTGGGTTGGTTGGATTGGGTTGGGTTAGGTTGGGTTGGATTAGAGGAGTTGGGTTCAGTTTGATTGGGTTAGCTGGACTGGGTTGGGTTAGGTTGGGTTGGATTAGAGGAGTTGGGTTCAGATGGGctgagtttggttttgtttggctcagttcattcttttcttttcaagggACCAGCAGCTTTCATCGCCTCGGACATGACTCTACCCAACAAACCAGTCAGCACATGTACCCAGTCACAACTACTTCATCCTTGGTTTCAGGGACACCATCACCAGACCCACTGCACGCGTATCAGCTTAACCAAGAGCTGAATGCACCCCGCCTGCATGGCCgcctctcctttcctccacaCAGATGCCCCCAGAGACCCTCGGGAGATGCCTCACACTGTGACGAGTTACATGAGACCGATAAAGGCCACAGTAAGTAACGGGATACACAACCTGCGCCGCCGGCTGTTGCGTGCCGTTGTTTTCGAGGGGATACGGTATCAGCCGTATTAAtagttaatttaaaatcatgCAACtagagcagcagctctttgtggAAAGTTTGGCACAGGCTGGGCCGTGCATTATGTatgggagcagcagcctggccatGTGGCCAAAGGAGCCCTGGAAAGGCAAGAGGAAGCAAGTCAAGACCGCGGTCAGCTCTGCGTGTTCAGTCGGGGAGGATCAGCTTCTAACAGCCACATACGTGTGTAAGGCACAGTGTGACAAGCCGGGTTCATGGTAAGTTTAAGTGGAACCTGTCTCTGTTACCTCAATGATCTCCTCCACTTTTCAAGGGTATTTCAAGGCCAcgctggacacaggggcttggagcaacctgctctagtggaaggtgtccctgcccgtggcagggggtcggaactggatgagctttaaggtcccttccaacacaaaccagtctggaattctaTGTGTAAACCCCTGAGCTCCACCACACTCAAGGTCACTTGAGTCCTCCAGTGACCCAGGAGCAGGGTCAGAAGCCAAAGGCTTCCAGTGATTAAACCGATTAGCTCGTTAAATGCCTGTTAATGGCTGAAAGAACACCTTAAACTGTGTCTCTACTTGAGGAGTTCTGTGTGTTTCAAATGCAGTGGCAGCTCCCAATTTAGACCCCAAACTACAAGTCCCATGGGTTACAAATCAAGTCACAGGGGTGCAACTCCTTCCCTGCCTCACACTTTTACCACCCATGGGTTGCTTGACCCGACTGCATTTATCCAGGCAAAGGGATAATGAATGGGGGAGAGGGATTAGAGCACCCACATCTCCCAGCTCATTGCAGTGATTATGTCCATTTTCCTTACACCGTGCAGGTGCCAAGCACAGGTCACTTCATTCCAAGCTAATGGAGATGAGACCTGCCACATGTAGAGATTTGCTTATGGCAATAAACCAAATCCGCAGCACCTTATTTCCATTAAACCTCCGGCTTAAAACAACACAGGCATGGCATGGAACAGGCTGTATTTTCCATGTTGTTCTCCACCAGACTTTTCCCACccctggattttattttctaggcTGAGTGGAGACTCATATCGAGGCACCAGGGCCGAGAGCTCCTCACTGAACGAGGAATTAAGGAGTTAAAtatcctccttctcctcttcctctcctaaAACCAGCAAAGATCGGACACTCGGGATCcggagagggaagggaaataaaatgccCGGAATTTGGATGGGGAGAAGGCTGGACCcagccgagccgagccgagccgagccgaaCCGAACCGAACCCAGCCGAGCGGAGCCGCTCGCTCCTCCCCGGCCGGGGCGGTCCCGGTGCTCCCGGCCGCGCAGCCGCCGCTCGTCCCCCGGCGCCGaggcggggccgcgccggggccggCAGCAGCGGGGCCGGGTGGGCACATGcagggcgcggcgcggcggcggccgttcccggcggcggccccgggcTCCCCGCAGCCCGCCGGGCCGCTCTACCCGGGCAGGTGAGCGGAGGGGGCGGCGGTGGAGGGGGGGCACGAAAACGGGACCCTCCTCTTTGTTCCCCCCGGTCCCCGCCTTCCCCAACCCATCCACCCCCCCGTGCACCCTGCCCCGCGCTCCCCCGGCATGTCTCGTTCCTCTCCCGCCCCATCCCGGGTACCAGCCCCATCAGGATGCTTCGGGGGTCCCGGAGGGTCGGGGTGTCCCATCCTCACCGAGCGGTTCCCCCGCTCAGCTTTGTCCGGGGCATCCTGGCTTAGCTGGGTCCCCCCAGGCTGGTCTGGGATCCTCAACCGCttccagggagctgcagctctcccGGCTCATCCAGGGCACCCCAGCTTGTCCAGGGTACCACCATCCTCTTCACCCATCGGGTTTGGACCACGGGTAGCACAAGCTCGTGGCTGATCCTGTCTGGACACCACGGGAGAGCGATTCATCCACTTTTCCCATAGGGAGGTGAAAGTCCGGTGGTGCTGGAGGGTTATTTGATGTAAAGACCTCAGCGGGGTTGGATCAGGCCCCGCTCTGCggaggcagaggagcagagtGGAAGATGAAGGTGATAGTGCGtgcagagcatccctgtgctCGAGTACCACCGGGCAGCGATGCATGTTTAGCATTTGGAAGTGCCACGGGAGTTGAATTCTGCTTCGTCatgcaaaagttaaaaatagGTGCACTTAATTCAGCAGTTAAGCTTTTCATCCTGCTTTTGTGCTCACTTCTCACCCAGGAGCCGACTTATGGGGATACTCCAGACTGTATTCACAACACTTTGTCTTTCTATGCTGCCTCCTACTCTCCTTCGTCTCTCAGCTTCGTTATTCCACAGATCCCAAAGCCTGGATATGCACCAGCAGCCAGGGAAGCCCAGGTTTTGGGTAGGGATGCAGACCTGTAgtctgctccctccctcctcagaAACCTGTTCTAGTAGTTAAGGCTGACACTGTCACTTCTGTCACCTCCAGGCATGGAGCAGTCAAGAACGAGGACACCTTCAAGACCTCCCCGTTTCATTTGGATCTGTGGTTCTACTTCACCCTGCAGAACTGGGTGCTGGACTTCGGGCGTCCCATTGCCATGGTGAGTGCGGCAGAGGCAGCCACTGCTTTGCTTCCCATCACCTTGTGCAgggtggaggagaggggggCAGAGCCGTGGTGGGCTCCCTTGGGGAGCTGTCCTTGAGACAAGGACCATTGCCATGTCCTGCTGTAACTGGTACCAAACCAGCTGTTGCTCCAGTTGTAGGGAAGGTATCTGGGAAGGTGGGACTCCTGCTCttacagaatcccagactggtttgggttgaagggacctcaaagctcatccagctccaaccccctgccatgggcagggacaccttccactagagcaggttgctccaagcccctgtgtccaacctggccttgaacactgccagggatggggcagccacagcttctctgggaaaagtctgtgccagcgcctcagcaccctcacagggaagagcttctgcctcagagctcatctcaatctcccctctggcaggttaaagccattccccttgtcctgtccctacaggcccttgtccaaagcccctctccaggtttcttatagcctctttaggcactggctGAGATGTAAATACACCCCCTTCCAGACTGTGCTTTTAGGGGTGCTCACTGCAAGAAGAGCTGCCCAGCTCCGTTACTAACAGCTATGTGAAGCCAAGCTGACACTTAGCGAGCGGCAGCAGTCCAAAGCAagggttttctctctctttcagccAGCAATGGGCTGTAACCACGAGCTGGGTGGTGGGGATATActgatgtgctgcttttctccccccctcctCAGATAATCCTACCTTTGGAGTGGTTCCCTCTAAACAAACCGAGTGCCGGAGATTATTTCCACATGGCTTACAATGTCATCACACCGTTTCTTCTGCTAAAGGTAAACCTCGGCGTGCAGCTGTTGGGTTTGTTGGGCTTTTTAATACTACTGGTTGTAAAAACAGGGCAAACACCACAGTTTTGTGAAGCCTAAGGGTTTGTTGGTGACTTGGTGAATGAATGTTGGTTATTCCCAAACTCTGGCAAGTGAGCCAGCCCTCAGAGCGAGCTTTGCCACTGCAAAAGGAATTTGTGGTGCCACCTTTTACAGAGCAAGGCAGTGACCATCTTAATACAACTCCATTCCCTGCATATACAGTGCAGATTGCTTCCCCCAGGAATTCTGGATTCAAGAGGAATTAGagcccttctccctgcctgagccaaagcatatttttaagtCAACATCCATGACTTAAAAGACCTTTTGAGACAGCTGGAACTGTGGTAGATGTTCTAAATTGCTCAGAGCTTAATTACACTTGCTGTTTGACATGAGAATTGTAGCTTTAGCTTGAATTCATCTTGCTTCAGCTGCCAGCCACTGGATCCTATAAACCATTTATGAGGTTAAAGACTATCCTGTCATTAGAAATCTCCTTACATTAAATACTCAGCAGCCAGGAGATAGAGAAAGCAATTATAAATTAGCTAAAAATTGAATTACATCCTAAGATGTAAatgattttctctctcctgagCCTGTCTGGGAGACTTTAAATGCCGTTGTGGCCAAAAAGGAACATTCAGGATCCGTCCCTTGGGGGATGTGGAAGCTCTGTGTGACCCATCCCAGTCTGACACAGCCGATTCCGCCGGCTGGGTTCTCATCAGCTTCACGTTTGCTGTCCTGGGCTCTCCTGGCAGCACAGCACGAGGGGTTGATCCATAGGAAAACTCATTTGTTATTCAGGATGCGTTCGTTTGCCCAGTGTCCCCTTGAAGGACGCGTCCCACCGTCCTTCTCCAGCAGACGAGAGCTCTCCTGGTCCTCGTCCTCTCGGGCTGCTCTGACGTTCATGCAGCAGTTTCAGAGAAAGGGGAAGTTAAGCctcaaaattaaatacaaataaggAGCTTTCCAGTGTTGATGGAGcgctgcaaagctgctttggcAGCAGGGAGATGGGAGGCGAAGGTGGCCCCGGTTGATCCTGGGCTGGTGCGTGTCCCCTGACTGTGTTCTTGAGCACGGCTTGGTGTCCCCCCCAATCCTGAACACCTCTTGAGCTGGGATTCATGTCCTTTGAGGTCTTTACCCAGAAGAAGAGCTCCTTTATAGAGAGAAGCTCCTGCTCCTCATCCCCAGCCAGGCCTGCAGGAGCTCGCTCCAGGTAACACGGGGCTCCCGTCAGCCTCATGTGGAGGTGCCTGCCTCCACCAAGGCTAAGCAGACCACGAGATGGTAAAGGCAGAGCTAAAGCTGGTGTTCGAAGGTTGCCTCAACTGGTTTTGCTGGCAATTAGATATTTctagattgagatgagctctgaggcagaagctcttccctgtgagggtgctgaggcgctggcacagggtgcccagagaagctgtggctgccccatccctggcagtgttcaaggccaggttggacacaggggcttggagcaacctgctctagtggaaggtgtccctgcccgtggcaggggttggaactggaggagctttaaggtcccttccaacacaaaccattccgtgattctatggAATACTCAGAGAGGTGAGTGCGATTCCttcaggaagacagaaaaaccaAACTCCAAGTAGTTCAACAAGAGTCCTTTGAAAACCATCCAGTGGAGAGTTAGTTATAAAGGAGCAAGTGTCTCTTAGCCAGGGGAGTAAAGTGTGTGGCTgagtgctgctggaggctctCCCTGCCACTGGAGGGCACAGCCAGCCTTCCGCATCCAGAGGAACCAGCTTTCCACAGCCGAGGAACTGGGGAACCCGgctgcctttttgtttctcattaatCGGGTTTGAGCTCATCTGGTGAAGAAATTGCTCCGAGTACTCCATTAGAAGTACTGGATCACTGATCTGGTCTATGCATTGACTCAGGTTGAGGGTGTTGCTTTGTAGAAAGGGCATAAAACTAGGGTTTTATTGTTGTAACCAGGGATAAAGAGTGGACACAAACCTGGAAGCCATGTAGGCTGGTAGAAACCTGTCTGGGATGTGTTCAGGGAAAGCTGCCATCAGGAAAGCTCATTCTGGTGCGGTCACACTGCTTTCCCCATGGAAGGGATGTGTTGTCCCTACAAGGTGCTGGCCACCACGGGCAGCAGCTCACGCCTgctacagcagcacagcctgcagctctctgcaggcCCCCTCcctgtgttttggggtgattcTTGCAAAGCACCATAAATTCAGGGTGAGCAGAACCTGCTGCGTGTCTCTGCTGGTCCCACCGCGCTCTTCAACACCTCTCTGTGGTTTTAGCTCATCGAGAGGTCCCCCAAGACCTTACCGAGATCCATGATCTACGTCAGCATCATCATGTTTGTCATGGGAGCCAGCATCCACTTGGTTGGAGACTCTGTCAACCATCGCTTGATTTTCAGTGGCTACCAGCACCATCTGTCTGTAAGAGAGAAC
Above is a genomic segment from Strigops habroptila isolate Jane chromosome 9, bStrHab1.2.pri, whole genome shotgun sequence containing:
- the CLN6 gene encoding ceroid-lipofuscinosis neuronal protein 6 isoform X1, with the protein product MYPVTTTSSLVSGTPSPDPLHAYQLNQELNAPRLHGRLSFPPHRCPQRPSGDASHCDELHETDKGHKQQLFVESLAQAGPCIMYGSSSLAMWPKEPWKGKRKQVKTAVSSACSVGEDQLLTATYVCKAQCDKPGSWHGAVKNEDTFKTSPFHLDLWFYFTLQNWVLDFGRPIAMIILPLEWFPLNKPSAGDYFHMAYNVITPFLLLKLIERSPKTLPRSMIYVSIIMFVMGASIHLVGDSVNHRLIFSGYQHHLSVRENPIIKNLKPETLIDSFELLYYYDEYLGHSMWYIPFFLILFIYFTGCFTPVEEESRMPVAALLLMGPSSLYYWYLVTEGQIFILYIFTFFAMMALVMHQKRKGLVLDSNGLFLFYSFIITLVLIALWVVWLWNDKILRKKYPGVIYIPEPWAFYTLHMNNLHPAKESF
- the CLN6 gene encoding ceroid-lipofuscinosis neuronal protein 6 isoform X2 codes for the protein MYGSSSLAMWPKEPWKGKRKQVKTAVSSACSVGEDQLLTATYVCKAQCDKPGSWHGAVKNEDTFKTSPFHLDLWFYFTLQNWVLDFGRPIAMIILPLEWFPLNKPSAGDYFHMAYNVITPFLLLKLIERSPKTLPRSMIYVSIIMFVMGASIHLVGDSVNHRLIFSGYQHHLSVRENPIIKNLKPETLIDSFELLYYYDEYLGHSMWYIPFFLILFIYFTGCFTPVEEESRMPVAALLLMGPSSLYYWYLVTEGQIFILYIFTFFAMMALVMHQKRKGLVLDSNGLFLFYSFIITLVLIALWVVWLWNDKILRKKYPGVIYIPEPWAFYTLHMNNLHPAKESF